One genomic region from Halobacteriovorax sp. HLS encodes:
- the neuB gene encoding N-acetylneuraminate synthase gives MNVQIIAEAGVNHNGSMELAKLLIDKAALAGVDFVKFQSFKSELIVTKNAEKAQYQVDNQSSGSTQYEMLKKLELSFEDQIELRNYAKTCGVEFLSTAFDLESADFLNELGIPFFKIPSGEITNYPYLLKVASFGKPVVISTGMSEMKDIECALKLFLENGITKEKITILHCSTEYPTPMENVNLLAMSEIGIKFGVKVGYSDHTLGVEVSIAATALGAQVIEKHFTLDRSMEGPDHLASLEPDELKSMVDGIRNITKALGSKEKRPSSVELSNRKVARKYLVAKTKIVQGEVFSDENLSTKRSAEGINPMRWKEVVGKVARRDFDEDELIEI, from the coding sequence ATGAATGTTCAAATCATAGCTGAAGCTGGTGTTAACCATAATGGAAGCATGGAGCTTGCAAAATTGCTCATTGATAAAGCTGCTCTGGCTGGAGTAGATTTTGTAAAATTTCAAAGTTTTAAATCAGAACTTATTGTTACTAAGAATGCTGAAAAAGCTCAGTACCAAGTAGATAATCAGTCCTCTGGTTCAACCCAATATGAAATGTTGAAGAAGCTAGAACTATCATTTGAAGATCAAATTGAGCTCAGAAACTATGCTAAGACTTGTGGTGTTGAATTTTTATCAACAGCTTTTGATTTAGAGAGTGCAGATTTTTTAAATGAGTTAGGAATTCCTTTCTTTAAAATTCCTTCAGGAGAGATAACGAATTATCCATATCTATTGAAGGTGGCTTCATTTGGTAAGCCAGTCGTTATTTCGACAGGAATGTCTGAGATGAAGGATATTGAATGTGCTTTGAAACTATTTCTCGAAAATGGAATAACTAAAGAAAAAATTACAATACTTCACTGCTCTACAGAATATCCAACACCTATGGAGAATGTTAATTTACTCGCAATGAGTGAGATTGGTATAAAGTTTGGAGTTAAAGTAGGGTACTCTGATCATACATTAGGAGTTGAAGTTTCTATTGCTGCAACGGCTTTAGGAGCACAAGTGATAGAAAAGCACTTTACTTTAGACAGATCAATGGAAGGACCAGATCATTTAGCAAGTCTTGAGCCTGATGAATTGAAGTCTATGGTAGATGGAATACGTAATATAACTAAAGCACTAGGCTCAAAAGAAAAAAGGCCTTCTAGTGTTGAATTGAGTAATCGTAAGGTTGCAAGAAAATACTTAGTTGCTAAGACAAAAATTGTTCAGGGAGAGGTTTTTTCTGATGAAAACCTATCTACAAAGAGAAGTGCTGAAGGAATTAATCCAATGAGATGGAAAGAGGTTGTTGGTAAAGTAGCGCGACGAGATTTTGACGAAGATGAGCTGATAGAAATATGA
- the neuC gene encoding UDP-N-acetylglucosamine 2-epimerase, which yields MKKIGILTSTRADYDLLLPVYRELIDSDLFDPVFIVTGTHLSENHGMTIDELKKEKVNILFSFSLSTENSTPEMLTISLAQMQMEYSRALRDNLVDGLIVLGDRVELLPIVLTTSLFGIPLIHMHGGEITQGAIDEVIRHAVTKFSLFHFPSTETYRKRIIQLGESPERVFNIGSVGVNNVKNINPLKISELEKELNLKLNEKTMVVTIHSETSQNKEYQIEMIQNFLSVVKEYSDWTIIFTGSNMDLYSDLIEKKIHNFVEKNENAFYFKSLGLKKYFSLLSYCSLCVGNTSSGIIEVPSFLIPTINIGDRQKGRVCASSVVHADISINSVKSAFVKATSKTFLESCREIQNPYEGNEPAKEMVRKLETLVWPDVLSKEFNDI from the coding sequence ATGAAAAAAATTGGAATCTTAACATCAACGAGGGCCGACTATGATCTTCTTCTTCCTGTTTACAGAGAGCTGATAGATTCAGATTTATTTGATCCCGTATTTATCGTAACAGGGACACATTTAAGCGAAAATCATGGAATGACAATTGATGAATTAAAAAAAGAGAAGGTAAATATTTTATTTTCTTTCTCTTTAAGCACTGAAAACTCTACACCTGAAATGTTAACAATTTCTTTGGCCCAAATGCAAATGGAGTATAGTAGGGCGCTGAGAGATAATTTAGTTGATGGTCTTATTGTTCTAGGGGATAGAGTTGAGTTGCTACCAATTGTTTTAACTACCTCTCTTTTTGGAATACCGTTAATTCATATGCATGGTGGAGAAATTACTCAAGGTGCTATTGATGAAGTTATTCGTCACGCAGTAACAAAATTCTCATTATTTCACTTTCCTAGCACGGAGACTTATAGAAAGCGTATTATACAGCTGGGTGAGTCTCCCGAAAGAGTATTTAATATTGGAAGTGTTGGGGTAAATAACGTCAAAAATATTAATCCTTTAAAAATTTCTGAACTTGAAAAAGAGCTGAATCTTAAATTGAATGAAAAAACTATGGTTGTAACAATTCATTCTGAAACTTCTCAAAACAAAGAATATCAAATTGAGATGATTCAAAATTTTTTGTCTGTAGTTAAGGAATATTCCGATTGGACAATTATTTTTACGGGTTCAAATATGGACCTTTATTCTGATTTAATTGAGAAAAAGATACACAACTTTGTAGAGAAAAATGAAAATGCATTCTACTTTAAATCATTAGGCCTTAAAAAATATTTTTCACTTTTAAGCTATTGTTCGCTATGTGTAGGTAATACCTCTAGTGGTATTATTGAAGTACCAAGCTTTCTTATACCAACTATAAATATTGGGGATAGGCAAAAAGGGAGAGTTTGTGCGAGCTCTGTAGTTCATGCAGATATTTCTATTAACTCCGTAAAGTCGGCTTTTGTGAAAGCTACCTCAAAGACTTTTTTAGAAAGTTGTCGGGAAATTCAAAACCCTTACGAAGGTAATGAGCCAGCAAAGGAAATGGTACGTAAATTGGAGACCTTAGTATGGCCGGATGTGTTATCTAAGGAATTTAACGATATTTAA
- a CDS encoding NAD-dependent 4,6-dehydratase LegB: protein MKNILVTGADGFIGSHLTEWLVKKGYKVKALSYYNSFNHWGWLEDVSCLKDIEVISGDIRDPRYCMNITKDVDSVFNLAALIAIPYSYVAPDSYIDTNIRGTVNLCNAALENNIERFIQTSTSEVYGTAQYVPIDEKHPLQAQSPYSASKISSDAMAMSYFNSFDLPLTIARPFNTYGPRQSARAVIPTIISQIASGKKEIMLGDTSPTRDFNYVLDTCHGILSLAESEKCVGEVVNIGSNFEISVGDTLNLIKEIMKSDVEFKVDPARIRPEKSEVNRLWCDNTKIKNLTGFEPQFDIRAGLESTIEWFKNPENLKKYKVDIYNV from the coding sequence TTGAAGAATATACTGGTTACAGGAGCAGATGGCTTTATTGGTTCTCATTTAACTGAGTGGCTTGTTAAGAAAGGCTATAAGGTTAAGGCGCTATCTTACTATAATTCATTTAATCATTGGGGATGGCTTGAGGATGTTTCATGTTTAAAAGACATTGAAGTAATCTCTGGAGATATTCGAGACCCTCGTTATTGTATGAATATTACAAAAGATGTGGACTCTGTTTTCAACTTAGCAGCATTAATTGCTATTCCGTATTCTTATGTTGCTCCAGATAGTTATATTGATACGAATATTAGAGGTACAGTAAACCTTTGTAATGCAGCTCTTGAAAATAATATTGAAAGGTTTATTCAAACATCGACGAGTGAAGTTTACGGAACAGCACAGTATGTTCCAATTGATGAAAAGCATCCTCTTCAGGCGCAATCTCCTTACTCTGCTTCTAAAATTTCTTCAGATGCTATGGCGATGAGTTACTTTAACTCTTTTGATCTGCCTTTAACTATTGCAAGGCCTTTTAATACGTACGGCCCTAGGCAGTCGGCAAGGGCAGTTATTCCTACTATCATTTCTCAAATTGCCAGTGGAAAAAAAGAAATCATGCTAGGTGATACTTCTCCAACAAGAGATTTTAACTATGTGCTTGATACATGTCATGGAATACTATCGTTGGCTGAAAGTGAGAAGTGTGTAGGTGAAGTCGTGAATATAGGATCGAATTTTGAGATATCGGTTGGCGACACTTTAAATTTAATAAAAGAAATAATGAAAAGTGATGTCGAATTTAAGGTTGATCCTGCGAGAATTAGACCTGAAAAATCTGAAGTGAATAGATTGTGGTGTGATAATACAAAAATTAAAAATTTAACAGGATTTGAGCCTCAATTTGATATTCGAGCTGGCCTAGAGAGTACTATTGAATGGTTTAAGAATCCTGAAAATTTGAAAAAATATAAAGTAGATATTTACAATGTATAA
- a CDS encoding LegC family aminotransferase, giving the protein MYNKTISFIKDLYGNKDFIPLHEPIFNQNEREYVLECIDSTFVSSVGKFVTKFEEDICEFTGSKYAVACMNGTAALHIALVVSDVKLNDEVITQALTFVATANAIKYCGAHPVFLDSDIDNLGLSPDALEKFLISNGEIRSDGFCYNKNTGRRIKACVPMHVFGNPVKLDELSDICKKYQIDIIEDCAESLGSYYKGKHTGVTSKMSILSFNGNKIITCGGGGIVLTQDEKLAKKLKHLTTTAKIPHTWEFQHDEIAYNYRMPNLNAALGCAQLESLQSFIDSKKELFKLYEAHFQDTNIELLREAPNSKSNYWLQAVVLDNEEQRNMFLEQTNDNSVMTRPIWKLLPDLVPYQNDLKDELTNAKNFASRVVNIPSSCNFKGK; this is encoded by the coding sequence ATGTATAATAAGACAATTTCCTTCATTAAAGATCTATACGGTAATAAGGATTTTATCCCTCTTCATGAACCAATCTTTAATCAAAATGAAAGAGAGTATGTTCTTGAATGTATAGACTCAACTTTTGTTTCTTCGGTAGGAAAATTTGTAACAAAGTTTGAAGAAGATATTTGTGAGTTTACTGGTTCAAAGTATGCTGTTGCATGTATGAACGGTACTGCAGCTTTACATATTGCTCTTGTTGTTTCAGATGTTAAGTTGAATGATGAAGTTATTACGCAAGCTTTAACGTTTGTTGCGACAGCAAATGCTATCAAGTATTGTGGCGCTCATCCTGTATTTCTTGATAGCGATATTGATAATTTGGGACTTTCTCCAGATGCATTAGAAAAGTTTTTAATAAGTAATGGAGAAATTAGAAGTGATGGGTTTTGTTATAATAAGAATACAGGTAGAAGAATTAAGGCGTGCGTTCCTATGCACGTTTTTGGTAATCCCGTAAAACTTGATGAGCTTTCAGATATTTGCAAAAAATATCAAATCGATATCATTGAAGATTGTGCGGAGTCACTCGGTAGTTATTACAAGGGGAAGCACACAGGTGTAACCTCTAAAATGTCCATTCTAAGCTTTAATGGTAATAAGATTATCACTTGTGGTGGCGGTGGGATTGTTTTAACTCAAGATGAAAAGCTTGCAAAAAAGCTAAAGCATCTAACAACTACAGCTAAGATTCCTCATACATGGGAATTTCAGCATGATGAAATTGCTTATAATTATAGAATGCCTAACTTGAATGCAGCTCTTGGCTGTGCACAGCTAGAATCATTGCAAAGCTTTATTGATTCTAAAAAAGAACTTTTCAAGTTATATGAAGCTCACTTTCAAGATACGAATATTGAACTTTTAAGAGAAGCTCCAAATTCAAAATCGAATTATTGGCTTCAGGCCGTTGTATTAGATAATGAAGAACAAAGGAATATGTTCTTAGAACAAACTAATGATAACTCAGTGATGACTCGTCCTATCTGGAAACTTCTTCCTGATTTAGTTCCGTATCAAAATGATTTAAAGGATGAATTAACTAACGCTAAGAACTTCGCTTCTAGAGTCGTTAATATCCCTAGCAGTTGCAATTTTAAAGGTAAGTAA
- a CDS encoding nucleotidyltransferase family protein encodes MISDVMVLVLAGGKGTRLSSVVSDVPKPMAPIGDKPFLYYVLKYLKKNDFRNICFLTGYKASVIENFATEYDDTELNLSHSFEDSPLGTGGAIKKAIEKHSDFSRFIVLNGDTFFDVDLKLFMNSCKTKYALALKKIEDCSRYGRVSLDEGLISEFIEKDSSLHVSGLINGGVYFLDKDVIKYIAEGFVSLESEVFPELIKLNALSGVEVSGNFLDIGIPEDYYSAQTLIPKWT; translated from the coding sequence ATGATTTCAGATGTAATGGTTTTAGTTTTAGCTGGAGGTAAGGGGACAAGATTATCTTCAGTTGTAAGTGATGTTCCTAAACCAATGGCCCCTATTGGAGATAAGCCCTTTCTATACTATGTCTTAAAATATCTTAAGAAGAATGATTTTAGAAATATATGTTTTTTAACTGGATATAAGGCTTCTGTTATTGAAAACTTTGCCACTGAGTATGACGATACTGAACTTAATTTAAGTCACTCTTTTGAGGATTCTCCACTTGGAACAGGAGGAGCTATAAAAAAGGCCATTGAGAAGCATAGCGACTTCTCTAGGTTTATTGTACTTAATGGCGATACATTCTTTGATGTTGATTTAAAATTATTTATGAATAGCTGTAAAACCAAATATGCTCTGGCCTTGAAGAAGATAGAAGATTGTTCAAGGTATGGAAGAGTTTCTCTAGATGAAGGTTTGATTTCAGAATTTATAGAAAAAGATTCGTCTCTTCATGTCTCTGGATTAATTAATGGCGGTGTTTATTTTCTTGATAAGGATGTTATTAAATACATAGCTGAAGGCTTTGTTTCTTTAGAGAGTGAAGTATTTCCTGAGTTGATTAAGCTTAATGCCTTGTCAGGAGTAGAAGTCTCAGGAAACTTTCTCGATATAGGTATTCCTGAGGACTATTACTCTGCACAGACGTTAATTCCTAAATGGACTTAA
- a CDS encoding nucleotidyltransferase family protein yields MENWKKAILTPSNTILEAMKLLNESASGLVIVSKDKKLVGVVADGDVRRAILNNMPLTAQVSQMMNKTPMLAYEEDSRETILKKFKEKVVSRIPLVNKDLLVLDILALEKYIEKVSQPEAHIVIMAGGLGSRLKPLTDLTPKPMLKVGGKPILENIIAGCIDQGFKKFSISVNYKKEIIKDYFGDGAKWDVEIDYLEEDKKLGTAGALSLLSPSIDKPIIVMNGDILTKVDFNKVLNFHTENSAQATMCLKEYDFQVPYGVVKMSGIKVSRVDEKPVQKFLVNAGIYVLSTNVLKYIPSDESYNMTNLFDDLKKNNEEVIGFPIHEYWIDIGREKDFERAQSEVKDC; encoded by the coding sequence ATGGAAAACTGGAAAAAGGCAATTTTAACTCCTAGTAATACAATTCTTGAGGCGATGAAGTTACTTAATGAATCAGCTTCTGGGCTAGTCATAGTTTCTAAAGATAAAAAATTAGTTGGTGTCGTCGCGGATGGAGATGTTAGAAGAGCAATTTTAAATAATATGCCATTGACCGCTCAAGTCAGCCAGATGATGAATAAAACACCGATGCTGGCTTATGAGGAAGATTCCCGTGAAACGATCTTGAAGAAGTTTAAAGAAAAGGTTGTATCGAGAATCCCTCTAGTTAATAAAGATTTGTTAGTTCTAGATATACTGGCTTTGGAAAAGTATATTGAAAAGGTTTCACAACCTGAAGCACATATTGTTATTATGGCCGGTGGTCTTGGTTCGAGACTCAAACCTTTGACAGACTTAACACCTAAGCCAATGTTAAAGGTTGGAGGAAAACCCATACTAGAAAATATTATTGCTGGTTGTATAGATCAAGGTTTTAAGAAGTTTTCTATATCTGTTAATTATAAAAAAGAAATAATAAAAGATTACTTTGGTGATGGCGCTAAGTGGGATGTCGAGATTGATTATCTTGAAGAAGATAAGAAGTTAGGGACTGCGGGGGCCCTCAGTTTACTTAGTCCTTCAATAGATAAACCCATTATTGTAATGAACGGTGATATTCTTACCAAAGTCGATTTTAATAAAGTTCTTAATTTTCACACTGAAAACTCGGCACAAGCAACAATGTGCTTAAAAGAATACGACTTTCAAGTTCCATATGGTGTTGTAAAAATGAGTGGAATTAAAGTCTCTAGAGTTGATGAGAAACCTGTTCAGAAATTTTTAGTTAATGCTGGGATTTACGTTCTTTCAACTAATGTCTTAAAATATATTCCTTCCGATGAGAGCTACAATATGACAAACCTCTTTGATGATTTGAAAAAGAATAATGAGGAAGTTATTGGTTTTCCAATTCATGAGTACTGGATTGATATTGGAAGAGAGAAAGATTTTGAAAGAGCTCAATCTGAAGTTAAGGATTGTTAG
- a CDS encoding NeuD/PglB/VioB family sugar acetyltransferase codes for MKKQKVILIGAGGHCKACIDVIESNSMYEIVGIVDNNVKDDILGYPILGTDENLKDLIKQYRNVCITVGQIKSPEVRKRLFTTASQLGASFPTFISSRAYVSKYSTIGQGCIVMHGATIQANSIVGENCIINDHSLVEHDCTVGRNCHISTGALINGGVSVGDDTFIGSRAVIFQSVSIGEKVVVGAGVVVKENIADGVMLK; via the coding sequence GTGAAAAAGCAGAAAGTTATTTTGATTGGAGCAGGTGGGCACTGTAAGGCCTGTATTGATGTAATAGAAAGTAATTCTATGTATGAAATTGTTGGCATTGTGGACAATAATGTAAAAGATGATATTTTAGGTTATCCGATTTTGGGAACTGATGAGAACCTAAAAGATCTTATTAAACAGTATAGAAACGTTTGTATTACTGTAGGGCAAATCAAATCGCCAGAAGTTAGGAAGAGACTTTTTACAACTGCTAGTCAGTTAGGAGCAAGCTTTCCTACTTTTATTTCATCACGGGCTTATGTCTCTAAATATTCTACTATAGGTCAGGGTTGTATTGTTATGCATGGTGCAACCATTCAGGCGAACTCTATTGTTGGAGAAAATTGTATTATTAACGATCATTCATTGGTTGAGCATGACTGTACTGTTGGTAGGAATTGTCATATTTCAACTGGCGCTCTTATTAATGGAGGAGTTAGTGTTGGAGACGACACCTTTATTGGAAGTCGTGCAGTCATTTTTCAAAGCGTAAGTATTGGCGAAAAAGTTGTTGTTGGAGCGGGAGTTGTAGTTAAAGAAAATATAGCAGATGGGGTCATGTTAAAATGA
- a CDS encoding oxidoreductase → MSKKNIILVGAAGLIGKAIYNELVKDDINLVAVDINEDSLKDIVSPHGGKYVVANITSEDSVIELIANLKENYGVIDAVVNTAYPRNKNFGKDLFDVKLEDFNENHSLHLGGYFNLSQKFASLFMEQGLGSIVNFSSIYGVCAPKFDIYKETKMTNGPEYASIKSSLVFLTKFISQRIKGSGVRINAISPGGVLDGQPESFVNNYKKYCNSKGMLNPEDLVGAVRFLISDESKFVTGQNIVVDDGFSI, encoded by the coding sequence ATGAGTAAAAAAAATATAATTCTTGTGGGAGCAGCGGGGTTGATCGGAAAAGCTATTTATAATGAGCTTGTTAAAGACGATATCAATCTAGTTGCGGTTGATATAAATGAGGATTCTTTAAAAGATATAGTTTCTCCTCATGGTGGAAAATATGTAGTTGCTAATATAACTTCGGAGGATTCTGTAATTGAACTTATTGCAAACCTTAAGGAGAATTATGGAGTTATTGATGCAGTAGTAAATACTGCATACCCTAGAAATAAGAACTTTGGAAAAGATCTATTTGATGTGAAGCTCGAAGATTTTAATGAGAACCATTCTTTACATCTTGGTGGCTACTTTAATCTTTCTCAAAAGTTTGCTTCACTCTTTATGGAGCAAGGCCTTGGCAGTATCGTAAACTTCTCATCTATTTACGGTGTTTGTGCTCCAAAATTTGATATTTATAAAGAAACTAAAATGACTAATGGGCCAGAGTACGCTTCTATTAAATCATCCCTAGTATTTTTAACCAAATTTATCTCTCAAAGAATTAAAGGTTCTGGAGTTAGGATTAATGCTATAAGTCCTGGGGGGGTTCTGGATGGACAACCAGAATCTTTTGTTAATAATTATAAAAAATATTGTAATAGTAAGGGAATGTTAAATCCTGAAGACCTCGTTGGAGCTGTTCGCTTTCTTATTTCTGATGAGTCTAAGTTTGTCACAGGTCAGAATATTGTTGTAGACGACGGGTTTTCTATATGA
- a CDS encoding Gfo/Idh/MocA family oxidoreductase: MTNRIAIIGAGPIAIEYSKILTKLEQEYIVIGRGESSANSFKQATGRDALVGGIDKNKEAILVCNKAIVAVSEDQLDIATVALLELGIKDILVEKPGASTIEKVQAVKDLAQNKNAKVHLAYNRRYFSSVLELEKRILNDGGLKSFHFEFTEWSHVIQDIPKNPGVKENWFFQNSSHVIDLAFHLGGSPLKMNSLKTSELDWHPNGSNFVGSGISEKHALFTYQANWKGPGRWALEFITATNRYYLKPMEQLQVQELGSVAVNKIEVDDSLDQEFKPGFFLQTKDFIENKKGNLISIEEQNSKSNIYLQILNGEN, from the coding sequence ATGACTAATAGAATCGCTATTATCGGAGCTGGTCCAATTGCAATTGAATATAGTAAAATACTCACTAAGCTAGAACAGGAATATATCGTCATTGGTAGAGGGGAAAGTTCGGCAAATTCATTTAAGCAGGCCACTGGACGAGATGCCCTCGTTGGCGGAATTGATAAAAATAAAGAAGCTATCTTAGTATGCAATAAAGCTATAGTTGCTGTTTCAGAAGATCAATTGGATATTGCGACAGTTGCTTTATTGGAACTTGGAATAAAAGATATATTGGTAGAAAAACCAGGAGCCTCTACTATAGAGAAAGTCCAAGCAGTAAAGGACTTAGCTCAGAATAAGAATGCAAAAGTTCACTTAGCTTATAATAGAAGATATTTCTCTTCTGTTCTTGAGCTAGAAAAAAGAATTTTAAATGATGGCGGTTTAAAGTCGTTTCACTTTGAATTCACTGAGTGGAGCCATGTCATTCAAGACATTCCTAAAAATCCAGGGGTTAAAGAAAATTGGTTCTTTCAAAACTCTAGTCATGTTATCGACTTGGCATTCCATTTAGGTGGTTCTCCTTTAAAGATGAATAGCTTAAAAACTTCTGAACTTGATTGGCATCCAAATGGATCTAATTTTGTCGGCTCTGGAATTAGTGAAAAACATGCCCTTTTTACTTATCAGGCCAATTGGAAGGGACCTGGAAGGTGGGCCCTAGAATTCATTACTGCAACCAACCGCTACTACTTAAAACCAATGGAGCAACTCCAAGTACAAGAACTTGGAAGTGTTGCCGTAAATAAGATAGAAGTAGACGATAGTTTAGACCAAGAGTTTAAGCCGGGCTTCTTTCTTCAAACGAAAGATTTTATTGAAAATAAAAAAGGTAACTTAATTAGCATAGAAGAGCAAAACTCAAAATCTAATATCTACCTTCAAATCCTAAATGGCGAAAATTAA
- a CDS encoding cytidylyltransferase domain-containing protein: MKVLCSICARGGSKGVKNKNVRELNSIPLIAHSILQAKESNLFDVISVSSDCDQILSIAKEYGADFLIKRPDDLATDTSAKLPVIQHCFSESEKESGMNFDFVIDLDATSPLRKVSDIKGVFDILQSRSEEIDNVITGCHARRSPYFNLVEENESGFSRLVKSLEKGIVRRQDSPRCFDMNASIYGWSRNALLNSDKVLMPKTVLFEMSEETAYDIDSELDFKIVELLMRDRNE, from the coding sequence ATGAAAGTTTTATGTAGTATTTGTGCAAGAGGTGGCTCTAAGGGCGTAAAGAATAAGAATGTTAGAGAATTAAACTCTATACCCTTAATTGCTCATAGTATTTTACAAGCAAAAGAGAGTAATCTCTTTGATGTTATATCAGTCAGTAGTGATTGTGATCAAATCTTGAGTATTGCCAAAGAGTATGGGGCTGATTTTCTAATAAAGAGACCAGATGATTTGGCAACTGATACATCTGCTAAGCTTCCTGTTATTCAACATTGTTTTAGCGAGAGCGAAAAAGAAAGTGGCATGAACTTTGACTTTGTCATTGATCTAGATGCTACATCACCTTTGAGAAAAGTTTCTGACATTAAAGGAGTTTTTGATATACTTCAATCGAGAAGTGAGGAGATTGATAATGTCATAACAGGTTGTCACGCAAGAAGATCTCCTTACTTTAATCTCGTTGAAGAAAATGAGAGTGGATTCTCACGTTTAGTAAAAAGCTTAGAAAAGGGGATTGTCAGACGTCAAGATTCTCCGAGGTGTTTTGATATGAATGCTTCGATCTATGGATGGTCTAGAAATGCACTTTTAAACTCAGATAAGGTGTTGATGCCAAAGACAGTACTTTTTGAAATGAGTGAAGAGACGGCTTACGATATTGATTCTGAATTAGACTTTAAAATAGTAGAACTATTAATGAGAGATAGAAATGAGTAA
- a CDS encoding Gfo/Idh/MocA family protein — MKVCVWGAGSIGTKHFNILQDNGCEVCFLSRRKLDQKHFNSLNDVLSIFNPDHIIVATETNDHEKCLQLIIEQKFKGNIFIEKPIFNKMSQLSFVTDTFKERIFVLYNIRFNRGLGLLKEIIETEGITGLTCFVGQYLPDWRKGTDYRKSYSACSEKGGGVVRDLSHEIDYTAFLAGRIKSLFSISGNCSDLEIETEDFSNIVLESENTSNITIGLNYLNKFPRRFIILNTKSNTYELDLVNNHLLKNGEKVDLKFDMAESYERQAKAILAEDYSQLCTYEEGIETLKVIEAIEVSSNDKRFINL, encoded by the coding sequence GTGAAGGTCTGTGTTTGGGGAGCCGGCTCAATTGGTACAAAGCATTTTAATATTCTTCAGGACAATGGTTGTGAAGTTTGTTTTCTCTCGAGAAGAAAATTAGACCAAAAACATTTTAACTCTTTAAATGATGTATTAAGTATATTTAATCCAGATCATATAATTGTTGCTACAGAAACAAATGATCATGAAAAATGTTTGCAATTAATAATTGAACAAAAATTTAAAGGAAATATTTTTATTGAAAAACCTATTTTTAATAAAATGTCACAGTTGAGTTTTGTTACAGATACCTTTAAAGAAAGAATATTCGTCCTTTATAATATTAGATTTAATAGAGGACTTGGTCTTCTAAAAGAAATTATAGAAACAGAAGGAATAACTGGATTAACGTGCTTTGTTGGTCAGTATCTTCCCGATTGGAGAAAAGGAACAGATTATAGGAAAAGCTACTCCGCTTGCTCAGAAAAAGGTGGAGGAGTTGTAAGAGACCTTAGTCATGAAATCGATTATACTGCATTTTTGGCTGGAAGAATAAAGTCCTTGTTTTCTATAAGTGGGAATTGTAGTGATCTGGAAATAGAGACAGAAGACTTTTCGAATATTGTTTTAGAGTCTGAAAATACGAGCAATATCACAATAGGGCTAAACTATTTAAATAAGTTTCCTCGTAGATTTATAATACTAAATACTAAATCAAATACGTATGAACTAGATCTCGTCAATAATCACTTATTGAAGAATGGTGAGAAAGTCGATCTTAAATTCGACATGGCCGAGTCATATGAAAGACAAGCTAAGGCCATACTTGCCGAGGATTATTCTCAGTTATGTACTTACGAAGAAGGAATTGAGACTCTTAAAGTAATTGAAGCTATAGAAGTATCATCTAATGATAAAAGGTTTATTAACTTATGA